Proteins encoded together in one Impatiens glandulifera chromosome 1, dImpGla2.1, whole genome shotgun sequence window:
- the LOC124934098 gene encoding protein DMP7-like has translation MDNGIRTMDSTSEVQSLLQNQPPLTRRRKPKKSKTKRAAKKTFKASDELSNLLPTGTILFFQTLAPVITQQGKYLTAAFLSLCTASIFFTSFTDSFIDSKGKVRYGVATFRGIWVIDSSEECGGLSKEEAAKYKVGYIDFFHACLSVLVFVGVTLFDKDVINCFFSEASKTIEEILLIIPIVITVVCSVLFVLFPTKRHGIGHPLSEPAAAAA, from the coding sequence ATGGATAATGGCATAAGGACAATGGATTCAACTTCAGAAGTTCAATCCCTCCTCCAAAACCAACCGCCATTGACTCGGCGCCGTAAGCCAAAGAAATCAAAAACCAAACGTGCGGCCAAGAAAACTTTCAAAGCATCAGACGAATTATCAAACCTACTCCCAACAGGCACCATCCTCTTCTTCCAAACCTTAGCTCCCGTCATAACCCAGCAAGGGAAATACCTCACCGCCGCCTTTCTCTCCCTATGCACCGCCTCAATCTTCTTCACCTCCTTCACTGACAGCTTCATTGACAGCAAAGGAAAAGTCCGGTACGGGGTGGCGACATTCCGGGGGATTTGGGTCATTGACAGTTCGGAGGAATGCGGTGGATTATCGAAGGAGGAGGCGGCCAAGTATAAGGTGGGATATATAGACTTCTTCCATGCGTGTTTGTCTGTTCTTGTGTTTGTAGGGGTTACTCTGTTTGATAAGGATGTGATTAACTGTTTCTTTTCAGAGGCATCGAAGACAATCGAAGAAATCCTTTTGATAATTCCAATTGTGATAACGGTTGTTTGTAGTGTGCTTTTTGTTTTGTTCCCCACCAAACGCCATGGAATTGGACATCCTCTCTCCGAGCCCGCCGCGGCAGCAGCGTAG